Proteins encoded in a region of the Mycolicibacterium duvalii genome:
- a CDS encoding NAD(P)-dependent oxidoreductase, whose amino-acid sequence MRVGFIGLGSQGGPMARRIAQGGFETTLWARRAASLEPYADTPAKSASTPADLGAASDLVCLCVVGDDDVREVLYGDTGVLAGMAAGGIVAIHSTVHPNTCREIADKAAAQGVSVIDAPVSGGGPAVEQGTLLVMIGGDEEVADRCRPVFATYADPIVHLGPLGSGQNTKILNNLLFSANLGSAVSTLELGESLGIPRDKLVEVLNRGSATSKAVGSISMFGGTLDGLAPIAGALLQKDVRHAASLAAAASAPEGAVFTAADAALIAMDHRR is encoded by the coding sequence ATGCGGGTCGGATTCATCGGATTGGGCAGCCAGGGCGGCCCCATGGCGCGGCGGATCGCGCAGGGCGGATTCGAGACCACGCTGTGGGCGCGGCGCGCGGCCAGCCTGGAACCGTACGCCGACACCCCGGCCAAGTCGGCGTCGACGCCGGCCGACCTCGGCGCCGCCAGCGACCTGGTCTGTTTGTGCGTGGTCGGCGACGACGACGTCCGTGAGGTGCTCTACGGCGACACCGGGGTGCTGGCCGGGATGGCTGCGGGCGGCATCGTCGCGATCCACAGCACCGTGCACCCGAACACTTGCCGAGAGATCGCCGACAAGGCTGCCGCACAGGGTGTTTCGGTCATCGACGCGCCGGTCAGCGGCGGCGGGCCCGCGGTGGAACAGGGCACGCTGCTGGTGATGATCGGCGGCGACGAAGAGGTCGCCGACCGATGCCGGCCGGTGTTCGCGACGTACGCCGACCCGATCGTGCACCTGGGCCCGCTGGGCAGCGGCCAGAACACCAAGATCCTCAACAACCTGCTGTTCAGCGCCAACCTCGGCAGCGCCGTCAGCACCCTGGAGCTGGGCGAATCCCTCGGTATCCCGCGCGACAAGCTGGTCGAGGTGCTCAACCGCGGGTCAGCCACCAGCAAGGCCGTCGGCAGCATCTCGATGTTCGGCGGCACCCTGGACGGCCTGGCCCCGATCGCCGGTGCACTGCTGCAGAAGGATGTCCGGCATGCGGCCAGCCTGGCTGCCGCGGCATCGGCCCCCGAGGGCGCGGTCTTCACCGCGGCCGACGCCGCCCTGATCGCCATGGACCACCGGCGGTGA
- a CDS encoding amidohydrolase family protein, producing MTVTANPRVPAAERTAVRCVDSDVHPTPRRGELTQYIPEPWRSKYFLTRRVGEQIYYDAPDYAHSYAMRVDTFPPDGEFACSDPDLAFKQLIMEAGADIAILEPAAYPARLPEAQHAMSVALNEWQANHWLDSHNNWHERWRGSICLAIEEPQDSVAEIERWVGHPYMAQILIKAEPRPSWGNPKYDPIWAAAAKHDIPVSCHLSRSHYDELPMPPVGLPSYNHDFMVTYSLLAANQVMSLIFDGTFDRHPNLRIVFVEHAFTWILPLMWRMDALYEARKSWLEIKRKPSEYVKDHIKFTTQPLDYPEDKTELTRAFEWMECEKILLFSSDYPHWTFDDPRWLVKHLPEHAREAVMFRNGIETYKLPDTVPALEGQVRVF from the coding sequence ATGACCGTTACAGCCAATCCACGGGTACCAGCCGCCGAACGCACCGCCGTGCGGTGCGTGGACTCCGACGTCCACCCGACGCCCCGTCGCGGTGAGCTGACCCAGTACATCCCTGAACCCTGGCGCAGCAAGTACTTCCTCACGCGCCGGGTCGGCGAGCAGATCTACTACGACGCCCCCGACTACGCCCATTCCTACGCCATGCGGGTGGACACCTTCCCCCCGGACGGTGAGTTCGCCTGCAGCGATCCCGATCTGGCGTTCAAGCAGCTGATCATGGAGGCCGGCGCGGACATCGCGATCCTGGAGCCCGCCGCCTATCCGGCGCGGTTGCCCGAGGCTCAGCACGCGATGTCGGTCGCGCTCAACGAGTGGCAGGCCAACCACTGGCTCGACAGCCACAACAACTGGCACGAGCGCTGGCGCGGGTCCATCTGCCTGGCGATCGAAGAACCCCAGGACAGCGTCGCCGAGATCGAGCGTTGGGTCGGCCATCCCTACATGGCGCAGATCCTGATCAAGGCCGAACCCCGACCCTCCTGGGGCAACCCGAAGTACGACCCGATCTGGGCCGCCGCAGCCAAACACGACATCCCGGTGAGCTGCCACCTGTCGCGCAGCCACTATGACGAGCTGCCGATGCCGCCCGTCGGTCTACCCAGCTACAACCATGACTTCATGGTCACCTACTCGCTGCTGGCCGCCAACCAGGTGATGAGTCTGATCTTCGACGGCACGTTCGACCGCCACCCGAACCTGCGGATCGTGTTCGTCGAGCACGCGTTCACCTGGATCCTGCCGCTGATGTGGCGGATGGACGCGCTCTACGAGGCCCGCAAGTCCTGGCTGGAGATCAAGCGCAAGCCCAGCGAGTACGTCAAAGACCACATCAAGTTCACTACCCAGCCGCTGGATTACCCCGAGGACAAGACCGAATTGACCCGGGCCTTCGAGTGGATGGAGTGCGAGAAGATCCTGCTGTTCTCCAGCGACTACCCGCACTGGACGTTCGATGATCCGCGCTGGCTGGTCAAGCATCTGCCCGAGCACGCCCGCGAGGCGGTGATGTTCCGCAACGGCATCGAGACCTACAAGTTGCCGGACACCGTCCCGGCACTCGAAGGTCAGGTCCGGGTCTTCTAG
- a CDS encoding acyl-CoA dehydrogenase family protein, producing MLLEFDADQRLWQETVRDAVSKQCPASLIRDIAENGVDPTPLWQSYLDAGWTELTDPENAVELAIVLEELGRATDPTPFLATLSQFAPLVGDRYDSSGAGTAVYSGVTANRDAQGWVLSGTDRFVLDGDRADRLAVVTPAGVFVVDASKAVTRRVEVFDPVLHVAEVSFVGAQVSDADRLPADTERAHHVALMGMAITMVGACQRVLDLVLEHAKSRQQFGVAIGTFQAVQHKATDMFVAIERARALSYFAALTIAADDPRRRLAAAMAKASAGECQSLVFRHGIQLFGAMGFTWENDLQFALKRAKAGELLLGGAAEHRAMIAEEYGRDI from the coding sequence GTGTTACTCGAATTCGATGCTGATCAGCGGCTGTGGCAGGAGACCGTACGTGACGCGGTCTCCAAACAATGCCCGGCTTCGCTGATCCGCGACATCGCGGAGAACGGCGTCGACCCGACGCCGCTGTGGCAGAGCTACCTCGATGCGGGGTGGACCGAGCTGACCGATCCGGAGAACGCCGTCGAGCTGGCGATCGTGCTCGAGGAACTCGGTCGGGCGACCGACCCGACCCCGTTTCTGGCCACGCTAAGCCAGTTCGCACCGCTGGTCGGGGATCGTTACGACTCGAGCGGAGCGGGCACGGCCGTCTATTCCGGTGTCACCGCGAACCGCGACGCACAGGGATGGGTGCTGTCCGGAACCGACCGTTTCGTGCTGGACGGGGACCGCGCCGACCGGCTCGCCGTGGTCACGCCCGCCGGCGTCTTCGTCGTCGATGCGAGCAAGGCAGTGACCCGGCGCGTCGAGGTATTCGACCCGGTGCTGCATGTCGCGGAGGTGTCCTTTGTGGGCGCGCAGGTCAGCGACGCCGACCGGCTGCCGGCCGACACCGAGCGCGCGCACCACGTGGCCCTGATGGGCATGGCGATCACGATGGTGGGCGCCTGCCAACGCGTCCTCGACCTGGTGCTCGAGCACGCCAAGAGCCGCCAGCAATTCGGGGTCGCGATCGGCACCTTCCAGGCTGTGCAGCACAAGGCGACCGACATGTTCGTGGCGATCGAACGGGCTCGAGCGCTGTCCTACTTCGCGGCGCTGACCATCGCCGCGGACGACCCGCGCCGACGGCTCGCGGCGGCCATGGCCAAAGCTTCGGCAGGGGAGTGTCAATCGTTGGTGTTCCGGCACGGCATCCAGCTGTTCGGCGCCATGGGCTTCACATGGGAGAACGATCTGCAGTTCGCGCTCAAGCGGGCCAAGGCGGGTGAATTGCTGCTCGGCGGAGCTGCCGAGCACCGGGCGATGATCGCGGAGGAATACGGGAGGGATATCTGA
- a CDS encoding alpha/beta fold hydrolase: MTNKSIEINGGDVVYEILGNKGDLIVLTPGGRFSKDIPGLRPLAEALVEGGYRVLLWDRPNCGASDVQFYGESESHMRAETLYGLLTALRTGPCIIAGGSGGARDSMLFTMLHPEMVTKLVVWNIVGGVYGSFVLGGHYVVPSILAVRGLGIKGLLSVPEWRERIAQNPGNEQRFLDLDADEFLKVMRRWLNAFVPKPGQTIPGVADEMFDDIRVPTLIIRGGENDWDHPKRTSYEVHCLIKGSTLIDPPWPEDAWERAGEKMAESGGKDFCLFDTWVQAAPAILDFLGR, translated from the coding sequence TTGACCAACAAGTCAATCGAGATCAACGGCGGCGACGTCGTCTATGAAATCCTGGGCAACAAAGGCGATTTGATCGTCCTGACGCCAGGGGGCCGGTTCAGCAAAGACATTCCCGGGCTCCGCCCGCTGGCCGAGGCACTGGTCGAGGGCGGCTACCGGGTGCTGTTGTGGGACCGGCCCAACTGCGGCGCTTCCGACGTGCAGTTCTACGGTGAGAGCGAATCGCACATGCGCGCCGAGACCCTGTACGGGCTACTCACCGCGCTCAGGACCGGCCCGTGCATCATCGCCGGTGGCTCCGGGGGTGCGCGCGATTCGATGCTGTTCACCATGCTGCACCCCGAGATGGTCACCAAGCTGGTGGTGTGGAACATCGTTGGCGGGGTGTACGGCAGCTTCGTGCTCGGCGGTCACTACGTCGTTCCCAGCATCCTCGCCGTGCGCGGGCTGGGCATCAAAGGTCTGCTCAGCGTGCCGGAGTGGCGGGAACGTATCGCGCAGAACCCCGGTAACGAACAACGTTTCCTGGACCTGGACGCCGACGAGTTCCTGAAGGTGATGCGGCGGTGGCTCAACGCCTTCGTGCCGAAACCGGGACAGACGATCCCGGGCGTCGCCGACGAGATGTTCGACGACATCCGGGTGCCCACATTGATCATCCGCGGTGGCGAGAACGACTGGGACCACCCCAAGCGCACGTCCTACGAAGTGCACTGCCTGATCAAGGGTTCCACGCTGATCGACCCGCCGTGGCCCGAGGACGCCTGGGAACGCGCCGGCGAGAAGATGGCCGAGAGCGGCGGGAAGGACTTCTGCCTGTTCGACACGTGGGTGCAGGCAGCGCCGGCGATCCTGGACTTCCTGGGGCGGTGA
- a CDS encoding ferredoxin, with amino-acid sequence MRIKLDRTLCDGFGICARHAPEYFSLDDWGYAVLVGDGNIPDADRDAVQRALMDCPVHAILQIGERRPDEKPIQPVREPDLEHLKTEDNEAEWGFTR; translated from the coding sequence ATGCGGATCAAGCTGGACCGGACGCTGTGCGACGGCTTCGGGATCTGCGCCCGGCACGCGCCCGAGTATTTCTCGCTCGACGACTGGGGTTACGCCGTCCTGGTCGGCGACGGCAACATCCCGGACGCGGATCGCGACGCCGTGCAGCGCGCCCTGATGGACTGCCCGGTGCACGCCATCCTGCAGATCGGTGAGCGCCGGCCCGACGAGAAGCCGATCCAGCCGGTGCGGGAGCCCGACCTCGAGCACCTGAAGACCGAGGACAACGAAGCGGAATGGGGATTCACCCGATGA
- a CDS encoding alpha/beta hydrolase: protein MSGLVAQAEDPRAVIVAVHGGATSAAYFDCPGRPELSLLHRAVAAGFTAIALDRPGYGTSAAYAGEFSDPARRVAVTSAAVDKIVSGSGGAGVFVLGHSAGCELALRLATARDDIVGVELAGTGLRYSDAAKDIIASATVTNRPAGLRDLLWEPTELYPAEVLTGALSAPGVAYEAEVTANWARRDFPAVAAEVRVPVQFSIAEHEKVWQTGPSAVAAIAGLFDAAPHVQVNEVPASGHNLSVGLTAGQYHGQVLSFIEECIAGTQGRDRVHVEAS, encoded by the coding sequence ATGTCGGGGCTCGTCGCGCAGGCGGAGGACCCCCGGGCGGTGATCGTCGCCGTCCACGGTGGGGCCACGTCGGCCGCGTACTTCGACTGCCCGGGCCGTCCCGAGCTGTCCCTGCTGCATCGCGCGGTGGCCGCCGGTTTCACCGCGATCGCGCTGGACCGGCCCGGCTACGGCACCTCGGCGGCTTATGCCGGTGAGTTCTCCGATCCGGCACGCCGGGTGGCCGTCACATCGGCCGCGGTGGACAAGATCGTGTCGGGCAGCGGCGGCGCCGGGGTGTTCGTGCTCGGGCATTCGGCGGGATGTGAGCTCGCGCTCCGGCTGGCGACCGCCAGGGATGACATCGTCGGCGTCGAGTTGGCAGGCACCGGACTGCGATACAGCGACGCGGCCAAGGACATCATCGCGTCGGCTACGGTGACCAACCGGCCCGCTGGGCTGCGTGATCTGCTGTGGGAACCCACCGAGCTCTACCCCGCCGAGGTGCTCACCGGTGCGCTGTCCGCGCCCGGGGTGGCCTACGAGGCAGAGGTGACCGCGAATTGGGCGCGCCGCGACTTTCCCGCGGTCGCCGCCGAGGTGCGGGTTCCGGTGCAGTTCAGCATCGCCGAGCACGAAAAGGTCTGGCAGACCGGCCCGTCGGCGGTCGCAGCCATCGCCGGGCTGTTCGACGCCGCCCCGCACGTGCAGGTCAACGAAGTGCCCGCCAGCGGACACAACCTGTCCGTCGGGCTCACCGCCGGCCAGTACCACGGACAAGTGTTGTCGTTCATCGAGGAGTGCATCGCGGGCACACAGGGCCGCGACCGAGTTCACGTGGAGGCGAGCTGA
- a CDS encoding thiolase C-terminal domain-containing protein encodes MSRLPLPQLTFDNEFFWTSGADGVLRIQECGDCKSLIHPPQPICRYCSSRNLGPREVSGRAVLSAFTINERFSIPGLSAPYVVAQVAIEEDPRVRLTTNIIECDPADLELGRVVEVVFEQNEDVWLPLFRPTASPETAPLPEDEITPQDFGRFVRPMLTTEKFEDAAAITGIGASKMGRRLMVSPLSLTVDACEAAVADAGLTFADIDGLSTYPAMDAMGMGEGGVTALEGALGLRPTWINGGMDTFGPGGSLIAAVMAVATGMARHVLCFRTLWEATFSQLMKEGKVSPPGGTRVNSWQAPFGATSAAHTLALNAQRHFHRYGTTKETLGWIALNQRANAALNPTAIYREPMTMDDYLNARPITTPFGLYDCDVPCDGAVAVVVSAVEAAADAPKPPVYFEAVGTQIIERTDWDQTTLTHEPQVLGQAAHLWTRTSLRPADVDVAQLYDGFTFNCLSWLEALGFCGIGEAKDFLDGGAAIARDGVIPLNTHGGQLSHGRTHGMGLVHEAVSQLRGEGGERQVADARVAVVSSGGLTPSGVMLLRTTT; translated from the coding sequence ATGAGTCGGCTTCCACTGCCGCAGTTGACGTTCGACAACGAGTTTTTCTGGACGTCGGGTGCGGACGGCGTGCTGCGCATTCAGGAGTGCGGTGACTGCAAGTCGCTGATCCATCCGCCGCAGCCGATATGCCGCTACTGCAGCAGCCGCAACCTGGGTCCGCGGGAGGTTTCCGGACGCGCCGTACTCTCGGCGTTCACGATCAACGAGCGCTTCTCCATCCCGGGCCTGTCAGCGCCGTACGTCGTCGCGCAGGTCGCGATCGAGGAGGATCCGCGGGTCCGCCTGACCACCAACATCATCGAGTGCGACCCCGCCGACCTGGAACTGGGCCGCGTCGTCGAGGTCGTCTTCGAACAGAACGAGGATGTGTGGTTGCCGCTGTTCCGGCCGACCGCTTCCCCGGAGACCGCGCCGTTACCCGAGGACGAGATCACCCCGCAGGACTTCGGCAGGTTCGTCCGGCCGATGCTGACGACCGAGAAGTTCGAGGACGCTGCCGCGATCACCGGCATCGGCGCCTCGAAGATGGGGCGACGCCTGATGGTGTCTCCGTTGTCGCTGACGGTGGATGCCTGCGAGGCCGCCGTCGCCGACGCCGGCCTGACGTTCGCCGACATCGACGGACTGTCCACCTATCCGGCCATGGACGCGATGGGCATGGGTGAAGGCGGCGTGACCGCGCTGGAGGGCGCCCTCGGCCTCCGGCCGACGTGGATCAACGGCGGAATGGACACCTTCGGGCCGGGCGGATCGCTGATCGCCGCGGTGATGGCGGTGGCGACGGGCATGGCCCGGCACGTGCTGTGTTTTCGCACGTTGTGGGAGGCGACGTTCAGCCAGCTCATGAAGGAGGGCAAGGTTTCGCCGCCCGGCGGCACCAGGGTGAACAGCTGGCAGGCGCCGTTCGGGGCAACCTCCGCGGCGCACACGCTGGCGCTCAATGCCCAACGCCACTTTCACCGTTACGGCACCACGAAAGAGACCCTCGGGTGGATCGCGCTGAACCAGCGCGCCAACGCCGCGCTCAACCCGACCGCGATCTACCGCGAGCCGATGACGATGGACGACTATCTCAACGCGAGACCGATCACCACACCCTTCGGCCTCTACGACTGCGACGTGCCCTGTGACGGCGCGGTCGCGGTCGTCGTCTCGGCCGTCGAGGCGGCGGCCGACGCGCCGAAGCCCCCGGTGTACTTCGAGGCCGTCGGTACCCAGATCATCGAACGGACCGACTGGGATCAGACCACCCTCACCCACGAGCCGCAGGTGCTCGGGCAGGCCGCGCACCTCTGGACGCGGACGTCGCTACGGCCCGCCGATGTCGACGTCGCCCAGCTCTACGACGGCTTCACGTTCAACTGCCTGTCCTGGCTGGAGGCCCTCGGGTTCTGCGGCATCGGCGAAGCCAAGGACTTTCTCGACGGCGGTGCCGCCATCGCCCGGGACGGGGTGATTCCGCTCAACACCCACGGGGGCCAGCTGTCCCACGGCCGCACGCACGGTATGGGTCTGGTCCACGAGGCGGTGTCGCAGCTGCGGGGCGAGGGCGGCGAGCGGCAGGTCGCCGACGCCCGGGTGGCCGTGGTGAGCAGCGGTGGGCTCACGCCGAGCGGGGTCATGCTGCTACGGACCACCACGTGA
- a CDS encoding acyl-CoA dehydrogenase family protein, giving the protein MQLAFDSDVEEFRAEFSAFLDEHTPSAAETLERPRSVSHMPQWARDWQRLLFDNGWLLPAQPPEFGGRNASVLQTFVHAEELCRRRIYHSFNPQGVNIIAASLLTFGTDEQKHRWAVPVLRGERTASLGMSEPSAGSDLASLRTKAVRDGDHFVVNGQKVWTSGAHDADFLLTFVRTDPDAPKHKGISVLLIPTDLDGVVCRPFADMTGIENLDFNEVFFTDVRVPVENLVGPLNGGWGVANGSLGHERTMMWLGFADRIANCIADFQPKNPLERDALATSIMDYEALRLLGSVGIAKAARGEVDVASVSIPKLLGAEAEQRIEGLALESAGPDGLVHPATSGPYEHMNLDHYFASWFERYCRSFGGTIAGGTSEIQRNIIAQQVLGLPRR; this is encoded by the coding sequence ATGCAGCTCGCTTTCGATTCCGACGTCGAGGAATTCCGCGCCGAGTTCTCTGCTTTTCTCGACGAGCACACCCCTTCTGCGGCCGAGACGCTGGAGCGTCCACGGTCGGTGTCCCACATGCCACAGTGGGCGCGCGACTGGCAGCGGCTGCTCTTCGACAACGGATGGCTGCTGCCGGCCCAACCGCCGGAGTTCGGCGGACGCAACGCCTCGGTCCTGCAGACCTTCGTGCACGCCGAGGAACTGTGCCGGCGACGCATCTATCACAGCTTCAACCCGCAGGGCGTCAATATCATCGCTGCGTCGCTGCTGACGTTCGGCACCGACGAGCAGAAGCATCGATGGGCGGTCCCGGTGTTGCGCGGCGAGCGCACCGCATCGCTCGGGATGAGCGAGCCCAGCGCCGGCTCCGACCTTGCGTCGTTGCGCACCAAAGCGGTCCGAGACGGGGACCACTTCGTCGTCAATGGGCAGAAGGTGTGGACCTCGGGCGCTCACGACGCCGATTTCCTGCTGACCTTCGTTCGTACCGATCCGGATGCGCCCAAGCACAAGGGCATCAGTGTGCTGCTGATCCCGACCGACCTCGACGGGGTGGTATGCCGGCCCTTCGCCGACATGACCGGAATTGAGAACCTGGACTTCAACGAGGTGTTCTTTACCGACGTGCGCGTCCCTGTCGAGAACCTCGTCGGCCCGCTCAACGGCGGTTGGGGCGTCGCCAACGGCTCGCTGGGGCACGAGCGAACCATGATGTGGCTCGGCTTCGCCGACCGGATCGCCAACTGCATCGCCGACTTTCAACCCAAGAACCCGCTCGAGCGGGATGCGCTGGCCACCAGCATCATGGATTATGAGGCGCTGCGCCTGCTGGGATCGGTGGGGATCGCCAAGGCGGCGCGCGGTGAGGTCGACGTCGCGTCGGTGTCGATCCCGAAACTGCTCGGCGCCGAGGCCGAACAGCGCATCGAGGGGCTGGCGCTGGAATCCGCCGGGCCTGACGGACTGGTACACCCCGCAACCTCCGGCCCGTACGAGCACATGAACCTGGACCACTACTTCGCCAGTTGGTTTGAGCGGTACTGCCGCAGCTTCGGTGGCACCATCGCCGGCGGAACCTCGGAGATTCAACGCAACATCATCGCCCAGCAAGTGCTCGGGTTGCCGCGGCGGTGA
- a CDS encoding amidohydrolase family protein, whose amino-acid sequence MKEFGDGSGGFGDTATATPVRIPVIDASVHIFCESNKDLRKKFLREPFRSRGFPDYEMDWYGAPGGEYADRTGGPDGQYPGSDPAVVAKHLFADRGVDIAILHPMTRGIMPDRHLGTAIAAAHNEMMVTRWLDHPEFGEKFRGTLRVNPDDIAGALREIERYRDHPRIVQLGIPLQSRELYGKPQFWPLWEAAVDAGLPVAVHFEVGSGVMLPPTPNGLTRTYEQFVGFTALNFLYHLMNMIAEGVFERTPALKFVWADGAADMLTPFMWRMDCFGRPHLEQTPWAPKMPSDYLPGHVYFVQGALDGPGNVDFAGEWAGFTGKDDMVMYGSSYPHWQLNELSVPKTYSDEQRDKLCWRNAAQLYGIEVPASPSVSSATAAQ is encoded by the coding sequence GTGAAGGAATTCGGTGACGGGTCCGGTGGCTTTGGTGACACGGCTACCGCCACCCCCGTCCGCATCCCCGTCATAGATGCCAGCGTGCACATCTTCTGCGAGTCCAACAAGGACCTGCGAAAGAAATTCTTGCGGGAACCGTTCCGCAGCCGCGGTTTTCCCGACTATGAGATGGACTGGTACGGCGCCCCCGGCGGCGAATACGCCGACCGCACCGGCGGCCCCGACGGCCAGTACCCGGGGTCGGACCCGGCGGTGGTCGCCAAACATTTGTTCGCCGACCGCGGAGTCGACATCGCGATCCTGCACCCGATGACGCGCGGCATCATGCCCGACCGCCACCTGGGCACCGCGATCGCAGCGGCGCACAACGAGATGATGGTGACCCGGTGGCTGGACCACCCTGAGTTCGGTGAGAAGTTCCGCGGCACCCTGCGGGTCAATCCCGACGACATCGCCGGCGCGCTGCGCGAAATCGAGCGGTACCGGGACCATCCGCGCATCGTGCAGCTCGGTATCCCGCTGCAATCTCGCGAGCTCTACGGCAAGCCCCAGTTCTGGCCATTGTGGGAGGCCGCCGTCGACGCCGGACTGCCGGTGGCGGTCCACTTCGAGGTCGGCTCCGGGGTGATGCTGCCCCCGACGCCCAACGGCCTCACCCGCACCTACGAACAGTTCGTCGGCTTCACCGCGCTGAACTTCCTCTATCACCTGATGAACATGATCGCCGAAGGAGTGTTCGAGAGGACGCCCGCGTTGAAGTTCGTGTGGGCCGACGGCGCGGCCGACATGCTGACGCCGTTCATGTGGCGGATGGACTGCTTCGGCCGGCCCCATCTCGAGCAGACCCCGTGGGCGCCGAAGATGCCCAGCGACTACCTGCCGGGCCACGTCTACTTCGTCCAGGGCGCGCTGGACGGACCGGGGAACGTCGACTTCGCCGGCGAATGGGCGGGATTCACCGGCAAGGACGACATGGTGATGTACGGCTCGAGCTACCCCCACTGGCAGCTCAACGAGCTGTCGGTGCCGAAAACCTATTCTGACGAACAACGCGACAAGTTGTGCTGGCGCAATGCCGCGCAGCTGTACGGCATCGAAGTTCCCGCAAGTCCGTCCGTGTCATCTGCGACTGCGGCACAGTAG
- a CDS encoding Rieske (2Fe-2S) protein: MDKDKTPRLAQGREHVVATVDEIPPGTHKLVPIGRHGVGVYNVNGTFYAIANYCPHEGGPLCAGRARGRNIVDESVPGNAVMVRDMEYIYCPWHQWGFELATGTTAVKPEWSIRTYPVRVVGNDVLVQA, from the coding sequence ATGGACAAGGACAAGACGCCCCGCCTCGCTCAGGGGCGGGAACACGTCGTCGCCACCGTCGACGAGATTCCGCCGGGCACACACAAACTCGTACCGATCGGCAGGCACGGTGTCGGCGTGTACAACGTCAACGGCACGTTCTACGCGATTGCCAACTACTGCCCGCACGAAGGTGGCCCGCTGTGTGCCGGCCGCGCCAGGGGCCGCAACATCGTCGACGAGAGCGTCCCCGGCAATGCGGTGATGGTGCGCGACATGGAGTACATCTACTGTCCGTGGCACCAGTGGGGATTCGAACTCGCCACCGGAACCACTGCGGTCAAGCCCGAGTGGAGTATCCGCACCTACCCGGTCCGGGTCGTCGGTAACGACGTCCTGGTCCAGGCCTAG
- a CDS encoding NADH-ubiquinone oxidoreductase-F iron-sulfur binding region domain-containing protein: MSTAMNTELTVAAWPGITPRLLRPGLDTESAQQYRAAGGYRPLTDVDALHDAISQAGVLGRGGAAFPLAVKLATVRQAAQRGVDTVLVANGEEGEPASVKDRWLLRHRPHLVLDGVRLAAQIIGARHAHVYVSDERAAVAVRTALDELTPEALDGITVSMLTVAPGYVAGEETAAVRAINGGPAKPTDKPPRPFEEGVGGLPTAVSNVETLANLPYVHRHGAPTYRELGTEGSSGTFLATVTGGGRPPGLYEVPFGVAAAELVALHGVDTARVQGALMGGYFAGLLDRRVLDGALDHGSLRDLGSGLGCGAVSLITDECPVAVAASVLAYYDRENADQCGSCFNGTAAMAAAASALRDGIAEADDLARLQRWSVVLRGRGACATLDAACNIAASLLAMFPDEVARHLDGQCTRCSAGAFTATRPFEVEAS; the protein is encoded by the coding sequence ATGAGTACGGCGATGAACACCGAACTGACGGTCGCCGCCTGGCCGGGCATCACACCACGGCTGCTGCGGCCGGGGCTGGACACCGAGTCGGCGCAGCAGTACCGCGCCGCCGGGGGCTACCGACCGTTGACCGACGTCGACGCGCTGCACGACGCGATCTCACAGGCGGGCGTCCTGGGACGCGGCGGCGCGGCCTTCCCGCTGGCGGTGAAGCTGGCCACCGTGCGACAGGCGGCGCAGCGGGGTGTGGACACCGTATTGGTGGCCAACGGCGAAGAGGGCGAGCCGGCTTCGGTCAAGGACCGCTGGTTGCTGCGGCACCGGCCGCACCTGGTGCTCGACGGCGTCCGCCTGGCCGCCCAAATCATCGGTGCCCGTCATGCACACGTCTACGTCTCCGATGAGCGTGCCGCCGTTGCGGTGCGGACCGCGCTCGACGAACTGACCCCGGAAGCGCTCGACGGGATCACTGTGAGCATGCTCACTGTCGCGCCCGGTTACGTCGCGGGCGAGGAGACAGCCGCGGTGCGGGCGATCAACGGCGGGCCGGCGAAGCCGACCGACAAGCCGCCGCGACCCTTCGAGGAAGGCGTGGGCGGCCTGCCCACCGCGGTCAGCAATGTCGAGACACTGGCCAACCTGCCCTACGTCCACCGCCATGGCGCGCCCACCTACCGGGAACTCGGCACCGAGGGCTCGTCGGGCACCTTTCTCGCGACGGTGACCGGGGGTGGCCGTCCACCGGGCCTCTACGAGGTGCCGTTCGGAGTCGCTGCGGCGGAACTGGTTGCGCTGCACGGGGTCGACACCGCGCGCGTCCAGGGCGCGCTCATGGGCGGGTACTTCGCGGGCCTGCTGGACCGGCGCGTCCTCGACGGCGCACTGGACCACGGATCGCTGCGCGACCTCGGAAGCGGGCTGGGATGTGGCGCGGTGTCGCTGATCACCGACGAGTGCCCCGTCGCGGTGGCCGCCTCGGTGCTGGCCTACTACGACCGCGAGAACGCCGACCAGTGCGGCTCGTGCTTCAACGGCACCGCGGCGATGGCCGCGGCAGCGTCCGCCCTGCGCGACGGTATCGCCGAGGCCGACGACCTCGCTCGCCTGCAGCGCTGGTCGGTCGTCCTGCGTGGGCGCGGTGCGTGCGCCACCCTCGACGCCGCCTGCAACATCGCTGCAAGCCTGCTCGCGATGTTCCCCGACGAGGTGGCGCGCCACCTGGACGGACAGTGCACTCGGTGCAGCGCGGGCGCTTTCACCGCCACGCGCCCTTTCGAAGTGGAGGCATCGTGA